One genomic region from Streptomyces sp. NBC_00457 encodes:
- a CDS encoding DUF4191 domain-containing protein produces MARKDTAADAANPGRLKQIALTYKMTRRADKKIGLVLAAVGIVTLGVFLAIGFLIGHPIYLGILGFLLAFLAMAIVFGRRAERAAFGQMEGQPGAAAAVLDNVGRGWTTTPAVAMNRSQDVVHRAVGKAGIVLVAEGNPNRVKSLLAAEKKKMNRIVADVPVHDIIVGTGEGQVELKKVRTTMLKLPRVLTGPQVTATNDRLRAMGDLMSNMPMPKGPMPKGMKLPKGGPKAR; encoded by the coding sequence ATGGCGAGGAAGGACACGGCAGCGGATGCTGCGAACCCCGGGCGACTGAAGCAGATCGCTCTGACCTACAAGATGACCCGCAGGGCCGACAAGAAGATCGGTCTTGTACTCGCGGCAGTCGGAATCGTCACCCTCGGTGTCTTCCTCGCGATCGGTTTCTTGATCGGTCACCCCATTTACCTCGGCATCCTGGGCTTCCTGCTCGCCTTCCTCGCGATGGCGATCGTGTTCGGGCGCCGGGCCGAGCGGGCCGCCTTCGGGCAGATGGAGGGACAGCCGGGCGCTGCCGCGGCGGTGCTGGACAACGTCGGCCGGGGGTGGACGACGACCCCCGCGGTGGCGATGAACCGCAGCCAGGACGTGGTGCACCGGGCCGTCGGCAAGGCCGGCATCGTGCTGGTCGCCGAGGGCAACCCGAACCGGGTGAAGAGCCTGCTGGCCGCCGAGAAGAAGAAGATGAACCGCATCGTCGCGGACGTGCCGGTGCACGACATCATCGTCGGCACGGGCGAGGGCCAGGTCGAGCTGAAGAAGGTGCGGACCACCATGCTGAAGCTGCCGCGCGTGCTGACCGGCCCCCAGGTGACGGCCACCAACGACCGGCTGCGCGCCATGGGCGACCTGATGAGCAACATGCCGATGCCGAAGGGCCCGATGCCGAAGGGCATGAAGCTGCCGAAGGGCGGCCCGAAGGCCCGCTGA
- a CDS encoding SCO2195 family GlnR-regulated protein produces MQAAPVRATAIPSVTDALRAVESLLMSSGQRTARRNAWTSVLEDRRRAKDRVEAQRVLEQALAGRS; encoded by the coding sequence ATGCAGGCCGCGCCCGTTCGCGCCACCGCCATCCCGTCCGTCACCGACGCACTCCGCGCCGTCGAGTCACTGCTGATGAGCAGCGGCCAGCGCACCGCCCGTCGTAACGCCTGGACCTCCGTCCTGGAGGACCGCCGCCGCGCCAAGGACCGGGTCGAGGCACAGCGCGTCCTGGAGCAGGCCCTCGCCGGACGCTCCTGA
- the lipA gene encoding lipoyl synthase encodes MSAVAPDGRKMLRLEVRNAQTPIERKPEWIKTRAKMGPEYTKMQSLVKSEGLHTVCQEAGCPNIYECWEDREATFLIGGDQCTRRCDFCQIDTGKPEALDRDEPRRVGESVVTMDLNYATITGVARDDLEDGGAWLYAETVRQIHEQTASREAGRTKVELLAPDFNAVPELLEQVFASRPEVFAHNVETVPRIFKRIRPGFRYERSLAVITAARDYGLVTKSNLILGMGETREEVSEALRQLHDAGCELVTITQYLRPSVRHHPVERWVKPMEFVELKDEAEQIGFSGVMSGPLVRSSYRAGRLYQMAVEKRGAYVASQAV; translated from the coding sequence GTGTCCGCAGTCGCACCCGACGGACGCAAGATGCTGCGCCTGGAGGTCCGGAACGCCCAGACCCCCATCGAGCGCAAGCCCGAGTGGATCAAGACCCGGGCGAAAATGGGTCCCGAGTACACGAAGATGCAGAGCCTCGTGAAGAGCGAGGGCCTGCACACGGTCTGCCAGGAAGCCGGCTGCCCCAACATCTACGAGTGCTGGGAGGACCGCGAGGCCACCTTCCTCATCGGCGGCGACCAGTGCACCCGACGCTGCGACTTCTGCCAGATCGACACCGGCAAGCCCGAGGCCCTCGACCGTGACGAGCCCCGCCGGGTCGGCGAGTCCGTGGTCACCATGGACCTGAACTACGCCACCATCACCGGCGTCGCCCGCGACGACCTGGAGGACGGCGGCGCCTGGCTGTACGCCGAGACGGTCCGCCAGATCCACGAGCAGACCGCCTCCCGCGAGGCCGGCCGCACCAAGGTCGAACTGCTCGCCCCGGACTTCAACGCCGTACCGGAGCTGCTGGAGCAGGTCTTCGCCTCCCGCCCGGAGGTCTTCGCGCACAACGTCGAGACGGTCCCCCGGATCTTCAAGCGCATCCGCCCCGGCTTCCGCTACGAGCGCTCACTCGCGGTCATCACCGCCGCCCGCGACTACGGCCTGGTCACCAAGTCGAACCTGATCCTCGGCATGGGCGAGACCCGCGAGGAGGTCAGCGAGGCGCTGCGGCAACTGCACGACGCCGGCTGCGAGCTGGTCACCATCACGCAGTACCTGCGGCCGAGCGTCCGGCACCACCCGGTGGAGCGCTGGGTCAAGCCGATGGAGTTCGTGGAGCTGAAGGACGAGGCCGAGCAGATCGGCTTCTCGGGCGTCATGTCCGGCCCGCTGGTCCGCTCCTCGTACCGCGCCGGGCGGCTGTATCAGATGGCCGTGGAGAAGCGTGGCGCGTACGTCGCGTCGCAGGCTGTCTGA